A window of Cellulomonas sp. SLBN-39 genomic DNA:
GCCGACGAGCCGGCCCGTCGGCAGGTCGTACACCTGCCGCTCGGGGGCCTCGGCGAAGACGGGGACCGGCGACGTCGCGGCGGCCGGCGCGGGGTGCGCCGCGCCCTCGACGCCCGCGCCGCCGTCGGGGCCGGGGGCACCCGTACCGTCGGGCACGGGCGCACCGGGTGCGTCGGCGGCCGGGGCCGCAGGCCCGGCCGCGGGTGCGTCGGGCACCTGCCGGACGCCCGCGGCCAGCGCGAGGATCTGCGCACGCAGCTCGGTCGCCTCCTGCTCGCGCAGGAACGCCAGCTCGACGGCCGACCCGCTGCCGCCGGCGACCTCCAGGGTCAGCTGCGAGAGCCCGAACAGCCGCGCGAGCAGCGGCTGGACCACGTCGACGGCCTGCAGCCGGTCCAGCCGGGCCTGCCGCTGCTGGCGGAACAGGATGCCGTGACGCAGGTGGACCGCCTCGGCCGTGACCGCGAAGCGCGTCGCCCGCCACGCGAGCAGCGAGTACAGGAACCCGACGACGCCGACGAGCACCAGCGCACCCAGCAGCACCAGCCACGCCGTGCCCTCGTCGAGCAGCTCGGCCGCCCGGCGCAGGTCGTCCGCCGCCTGGTAGCTGACGATCGCGACGACCGCGACGAGCACCTTCCAGCCGCGCAGCGCCGGCGTCACCGGGTGCATGCGGCGCCACGCGTCGGCGGGGACCTCGCCGGCGCGCGCGGCCTGCTCGGGCGGCACGCCCGCGTCCGGCCGGGGTGCGGGTGCCGGGCCGTCGACCGACGCGCTCACAGCCCCGCCAGCCGGGCCTCGCCGCGCGAGGCCAGCCGGTCGCGCAGGCGTGCGGCCTCCTCCGGCGGCAGGCCCTCGATCGACGCGTTCGTCGTCGGGGCGGCCGTGTGCAGCTGCACCGAGGCGATGCGGAACCGGCGCGCGAGCGGCCCGGCGGACACGTCGACGTACTGCATGCGGCCGTACGGCACGACGACGAGCTGGCGGAACATGATGCCGCGGCGGATCAGCAGGTCGTCGTCGCGCTCGGCGTACGCGAGCGCCCGCACCTGACGCGGCACGAGCAGCGCCGCCCACAGCAGCAGCGCCGCGACCACCGCGGGCAGGGCCCACAGCCACGCCACGCCGACGAGCGCGGCGACGCCCCCTGTGATCGCGAGCAGCAGCACCCCCCACAGGGCGAGGAGAAGGAGCCGCACGCGCGCGAGCCGGGTCGACACCGGCGTCCACACGACGTCGGCGGGGTCGAACGGGCCGGTGGCCGGCAGGTCGGACGTCATGACGCCCATCCTTGCACCGGCGCACCTCCCCCCGGTCAGGACGCCGCGGGGTCCGTGCCGCGCAGGTCCTGCTCGGCCTCCGGCGGCGGGATGCGGCAGAAGTGCTCGACGACGAGCCCGACGACGACCATGACGACCGCACCGAGGGCCGCGACGCCCGCCGCGGCGGCCCGCTCCCCGTTGCCCGGCACGTCGCCGTCCATCAGCAGGGACAGCGCCTGCCCGCCGTACCAGCCCGCGAGCAGCGCCCCGGTGTAGCACGACGCCTTCGCCAGCACCGCGGTGCGCGCGGCCCGCATCGGGTCCAGCGTCGGGCGCCGCCCCTGCTGGTACTGCCGCACCGCCCAGCCCATCGCCAGCACGACCGCCGCGATCAGCACCTCGACGGCCACGACGAGCCACGGCACCTCCGGCGGCGTGCCGCCGCGCGTGACCAGCACCCGCAGGAGCGACCACGTCACCGCCGTCGCCCCGACGGCGGTGAGCAGGAGCGTCTGCCAGCGGGTCGCGGTCATGGCTGCTGCGCGTCCGGCCCGTGCTCGTCGTCGGGCTCCGGGCTGGCCGCGGGCACGGGGGCCGTGAGCCAGTCCAGGGCCATCCAGCGCACGCCCTCGCGGTCGGGCGCCGTGGCGGCCAGCTGCGCGACCGGCCCGCCCCCGAGCCCGGGCAGCACGGCCTCCGGGTCGACCTGCGCCCACGGCGCGAGCACGAAGGCCCGCTCGTGCGCCCGCGGGTGGGGCAGCTCCAGGTCGTCCGTCACGGCCGTCGTGGAGCCGTACACGACGATGTCGACGTCGAGCGTGCGCGGGCCCCACCGCTCGGTGCGCTCGCGCCCGTGGCGCTGCTCGACCGCGTGCACGGCCCGCAGCAGGTCCCGGGGGCCGAGCGACGTGCGGGCCAGCAGCACCGCGTTGAGGTAGTCGGGCTGCTCGGGACCCACCGCGGCCGTGCGGGCGAGGGGCGAGACCGCGACGATCTCGACGCCCGGCACCGCGGCCAGGTCGGCGACGGCGTGC
This region includes:
- a CDS encoding PH domain-containing protein, whose product is MTSDLPATGPFDPADVVWTPVSTRLARVRLLLLALWGVLLLAITGGVAALVGVAWLWALPAVVAALLLWAALLVPRQVRALAYAERDDDLLIRRGIMFRQLVVVPYGRMQYVDVSAGPLARRFRIASVQLHTAAPTTNASIEGLPPEEAARLRDRLASRGEARLAGL
- a CDS encoding DUF3180 domain-containing protein; translation: MTATRWQTLLLTAVGATAVTWSLLRVLVTRGGTPPEVPWLVVAVEVLIAAVVLAMGWAVRQYQQGRRPTLDPMRAARTAVLAKASCYTGALLAGWYGGQALSLLMDGDVPGNGERAAAAGVAALGAVVMVVVGLVVEHFCRIPPPEAEQDLRGTDPAAS